The following proteins are co-located in the Triticum aestivum cultivar Chinese Spring chromosome 1A, IWGSC CS RefSeq v2.1, whole genome shotgun sequence genome:
- the LOC123152593 gene encoding zinc finger protein 775-like: protein MKLPRWDVAAAGAEGAHADAQQLTPPATPGADDRAATGSRRRPAGGGGDGDGGAFVCRTCSRRFPTFQALGGHRTGHTRLQARQQRPVTRKPRPHHECAVCGLEFSMGQALGGHMRRHKQVEPQPHVEEALGAVHMRRHKEADAQPPLEEEVALAGHKQADAQARVEEEEAPGGSMRWHEQAGAKAARVQDEHRQQEEEALDLNCPPPLEDHRGGDDRGDCSAASSETLLCSTSSCSCRAG, encoded by the coding sequence TGGGACGTGGCCGCCGCCGGGGCCGAGGGCGCGCACGCCGACGCGCAGCAGCTCACGCCGCCTGCGACGCCTGGTGCAGACGATCGGGCGGCGACCGGCTCTCGCAGGCGGCCGGCCgggggtggcggcgacggcgacgggggcgcgtTCGTGTGCCGGACGTGCAGCCGGCGGTTCCCGACGTTCCAGGCGCTGGGCGGCCACCGGACGGGCCACACCCGGCTGCAGGCGCGCCAGCAGCGGCCGGTTACTCGCAAGCCTCGGCCGCACCACGAGTGCGCCGTCTGCGGGCTCGAGTTCTCCATGGGCCAGGCGCTCGGCGGCCACATGCGCCGCCACAAGCAGGTTGAGCCACAGCCGCACGTGGAGGAGGCGCTGGGCGCAGTGCACATGCGCCGGCACAAGGAGGCCGACGCACAGCCGCctctggaggaggaggtggcgCTGGCCGGGCACAAGCAGGCCGACGCacaggcgcgggtggaggaggaggaggcgccaggcGGGAGCATGCGCTGGCACGAGCAGGCCGGGGCAAAGGCGGCGCGCGTGCAGGATGAGCACcgccagcaggaggaggaggcgctggaCTTGAACTGCCCGCCGCCGCTGGAGGATCATCGCGGCGGTGACGACCGAGGAGACTGTTCCGCCGCGTCGTCAGAGACCCTCCTCTGCTCAACCTCCTCGTGTAGCTGCCGGGCTGGCTGA